In a single window of the Zea mays cultivar B73 chromosome 5, Zm-B73-REFERENCE-NAM-5.0, whole genome shotgun sequence genome:
- the LOC100383130 gene encoding splicing factor CC1-like isoform X1 has product MEFDEYEYLEKAVEPAPPPANGSGSGEKDRGSRRREGDEGRISKRSRSGEDRERGRHRSVREHRDRDKDDGKEKERSRDSRGKDRDREGREREKERGDRHRPREREVERERRSLSRSERRRIEEEEMVRELEMERERSERHHYRDRDVRRRKDDGAEPEVDPERDQRTVFAFQLSLKADERDVYEFFSRAGKVRDVRLIMDRNSRRSKGVGYIEFYDVMSVPMAIALSGQPLLGQAVMVKPSEAEKNLVQSNATSGGAASGGARKLYVGNLHSNITEDQLRQVFEPFGQVELVQLPLDAMTGLCKGYGFIQFARLEDAKAAQSLNGQLDIAGRVIKVSAVTDHVGVQASGATTGDLDDDEGGGLALNASSRAALMLKLDRSGTATSLTGGIGAAGVAVPATSVIGAAGAASLLSPTVSAVGSVPGAPVLPITAQNVIMSTPTEFLLLKNMFDPSLETDPDFDLDIRDDVQDECSKFGAVKHIFVDKYCYIFPKLSQC; this is encoded by the exons ATGGAGTTCGACGAATACGAGTACCTGGAGAAGGCGGTGGAGCCGGCTCCCCCGCCGGCCAATGGTTCCGGCTCCGGCGAGAAGGACCGCGGCTCGCGTCGCCGCGAGGGCGACGAGGGCCGCATATCGAAGCGCTCCCGCTCGGGGGAGGACCGCGAGCGGGGCCGGCACCGCAGCGTTCGGGAACACCGGGATCGGGATAAGGATGACGGGAAGGAGAAGGAGAGGAGCCGCGATAGCCGCGGGAAGGACAGAGACAGGGAAGGGAGAGAACGGGAGAAGGAGAGGGGGGACAGGCACCGGCccagagagagggaggtggaacGGGAGCGGAGGAGCCTGAGCCGTTCGGAGCGGCGCCGTATCGAGGAAGAGGAGATGGTGAGGGAGCTGGAGATGGAGCGCGAGCGCAGCGAGCGACACCACTATCGCGACCGTGACGTCAG GCGTAGGAAAGATGACGGGGCAGAGCCAGAAGTTGATCCAGAAAGGGACCAGAGGACTGTATTTGCTTTCCAG CTATCTCTGAAGGCAGACGAAAGAGATGTTTATGAGTTCTTCTCAAGGGCTGGGAAG GTTCGTGATGTTCGTCTTATCATGGACCGAAACTCAAGACGTTCTAAAGGAGTTGG GTACATTGAGTTTTACGATGTTATGTCTGTTCCAATGGCAATTGCTTTGTCTGGTCAACCGCTGCTTGGACAAGCAGTGATGGTTAAGCCATCTGAGGCTGAAAAGAACTTAGTTCAGTCAAATGCGACATCAGGTGGTGCGGCTTCAGGTGGAGCAAGAAAGTTGTATGTTGGCAATCTTCACTCAAATATTACTGAAGACCAATTAAGACAG GTATTTGAACCATTTGGGCAAGTGGAGCTTGTACAGCTTCCTCTAGATGCAATGACTGGACTGTGCAAAGGTTATGGCTTTATTCAG TTTGCCCGGCTTGAAGATGCAAAAGCTGCACAGAGTTTGAATGGGCAGCTTGATATTGCCGGCAGAGTTATTAAG GTTTCAGCTGTTACTGATCATGTGGGAGTGCAAGCTAGTGGAGCTACTACTGGAGATCTAGATGATGATGAAGGTGGAGGCTTG GCGCTAAATGCAAGCTCCAGAGCTGCTCTAATGCTCAAATTGGACAGGAGTGGTACAGCAACCAG CTTAACTGGTGGTATTGGTGCTGCTGGAGTGGCTGTACCAGCTACTTCAGTTATTGGGGCAGCAGGAGCTGCTTCTCTTCTGTCACCAACAGTTTCTGCTGTTGGATCAGTTCCTGGGGCACCTGTGCTTCCTATTACCGCTCAGAATGTGATCATGTCCACACCTACAGAATTCTTGTTGCTTAAAAACATGTTTGACCCATCATTGGAG ACGGATCCTGATTTTGACTTGGATATTAGAGATGATGTCCAAGATGAATGTTCCAAGTTTGGTGCAGTGAAGCATATTTTTGTTGACAA ATATTGCTATATTTTCCCAAAACTGAGCCAATGTTAG
- the LOC100383130 gene encoding Splicing factor CC1-like codes for MEFDEYEYLEKAVEPAPPPANGSGSGEKDRGSRRREGDEGRISKRSRSGEDRERGRHRSVREHRDRDKDDGKEKERSRDSRGKDRDREGREREKERGDRHRPREREVERERRSLSRSERRRIEEEEMVRELEMERERSERHHYRDRDVRRRKDDGAEPEVDPERDQRTVFAFQLSLKADERDVYEFFSRAGKVRDVRLIMDRNSRRSKGVGYIEFYDVMSVPMAIALSGQPLLGQAVMVKPSEAEKNLVQSNATSGGAASGGARKLYVGNLHSNITEDQLRQVFEPFGQVELVQLPLDAMTGLCKGYGFIQFARLEDAKAAQSLNGQLDIAGRVIKVSAVTDHVGVQASGATTGDLDDDEGGGLALNASSRAALMLKLDRSGTATSLTGGIGAAGVAVPATSVIGAAGAASLLSPTVSAVGSVPGAPVLPITAQNVIMSTPTEFLLLKNMFDPSLETDPDFDLDIRDDVQDECSKFGAVKHIFVDKNTAGFVYLQFDSVTAAGKAQQALHGRWFAGKMITATFMSDQEYSTKFPNL; via the exons ATGGAGTTCGACGAATACGAGTACCTGGAGAAGGCGGTGGAGCCGGCTCCCCCGCCGGCCAATGGTTCCGGCTCCGGCGAGAAGGACCGCGGCTCGCGTCGCCGCGAGGGCGACGAGGGCCGCATATCGAAGCGCTCCCGCTCGGGGGAGGACCGCGAGCGGGGCCGGCACCGCAGCGTTCGGGAACACCGGGATCGGGATAAGGATGACGGGAAGGAGAAGGAGAGGAGCCGCGATAGCCGCGGGAAGGACAGAGACAGGGAAGGGAGAGAACGGGAGAAGGAGAGGGGGGACAGGCACCGGCccagagagagggaggtggaacGGGAGCGGAGGAGCCTGAGCCGTTCGGAGCGGCGCCGTATCGAGGAAGAGGAGATGGTGAGGGAGCTGGAGATGGAGCGCGAGCGCAGCGAGCGACACCACTATCGCGACCGTGACGTCAG GCGTAGGAAAGATGACGGGGCAGAGCCAGAAGTTGATCCAGAAAGGGACCAGAGGACTGTATTTGCTTTCCAG CTATCTCTGAAGGCAGACGAAAGAGATGTTTATGAGTTCTTCTCAAGGGCTGGGAAG GTTCGTGATGTTCGTCTTATCATGGACCGAAACTCAAGACGTTCTAAAGGAGTTGG GTACATTGAGTTTTACGATGTTATGTCTGTTCCAATGGCAATTGCTTTGTCTGGTCAACCGCTGCTTGGACAAGCAGTGATGGTTAAGCCATCTGAGGCTGAAAAGAACTTAGTTCAGTCAAATGCGACATCAGGTGGTGCGGCTTCAGGTGGAGCAAGAAAGTTGTATGTTGGCAATCTTCACTCAAATATTACTGAAGACCAATTAAGACAG GTATTTGAACCATTTGGGCAAGTGGAGCTTGTACAGCTTCCTCTAGATGCAATGACTGGACTGTGCAAAGGTTATGGCTTTATTCAG TTTGCCCGGCTTGAAGATGCAAAAGCTGCACAGAGTTTGAATGGGCAGCTTGATATTGCCGGCAGAGTTATTAAG GTTTCAGCTGTTACTGATCATGTGGGAGTGCAAGCTAGTGGAGCTACTACTGGAGATCTAGATGATGATGAAGGTGGAGGCTTG GCGCTAAATGCAAGCTCCAGAGCTGCTCTAATGCTCAAATTGGACAGGAGTGGTACAGCAACCAG CTTAACTGGTGGTATTGGTGCTGCTGGAGTGGCTGTACCAGCTACTTCAGTTATTGGGGCAGCAGGAGCTGCTTCTCTTCTGTCACCAACAGTTTCTGCTGTTGGATCAGTTCCTGGGGCACCTGTGCTTCCTATTACCGCTCAGAATGTGATCATGTCCACACCTACAGAATTCTTGTTGCTTAAAAACATGTTTGACCCATCATTGGAG ACGGATCCTGATTTTGACTTGGATATTAGAGATGATGTCCAAGATGAATGTTCCAAGTTTGGTGCAGTGAAGCATATTTTTGTTGACAA AAATACTGCAGGCTTCGTGTATCTGCAGTTCGATAGTGTAACTGCAGCAGGGAAGGCCCAACAAGCACTTCATGGAAGATGGTTCGCCGGAAAGATGATTACAGCGACATTTATG TCCGATCAGGAATACAGTACTAAGTTCCCAAACTTGTGA
- the LOC100383130 gene encoding splicing factor CC1-like isoform X4, whose amino-acid sequence MSVPMAIALSGQPLLGQAVMVKPSEAEKNLVQSNATSGGAASGGARKLYVGNLHSNITEDQLRQVFEPFGQVELVQLPLDAMTGLCKGYGFIQFARLEDAKAAQSLNGQLDIAGRVIKVSAVTDHVGVQASGATTGDLDDDEGGGLALNASSRAALMLKLDRSGTATSLTGGIGAAGVAVPATSVIGAAGAASLLSPTVSAVGSVPGAPVLPITAQNVIMSTPTEFLLLKNMFDPSLETDPDFDLDIRDDVQDECSKFGAVKHIFVDKNTAGFVYLQFDSVTAAGKAQQALHGRWFAGKMITATFMSDQEYSTKFPNL is encoded by the exons ATGTCTGTTCCAATGGCAATTGCTTTGTCTGGTCAACCGCTGCTTGGACAAGCAGTGATGGTTAAGCCATCTGAGGCTGAAAAGAACTTAGTTCAGTCAAATGCGACATCAGGTGGTGCGGCTTCAGGTGGAGCAAGAAAGTTGTATGTTGGCAATCTTCACTCAAATATTACTGAAGACCAATTAAGACAG GTATTTGAACCATTTGGGCAAGTGGAGCTTGTACAGCTTCCTCTAGATGCAATGACTGGACTGTGCAAAGGTTATGGCTTTATTCAG TTTGCCCGGCTTGAAGATGCAAAAGCTGCACAGAGTTTGAATGGGCAGCTTGATATTGCCGGCAGAGTTATTAAG GTTTCAGCTGTTACTGATCATGTGGGAGTGCAAGCTAGTGGAGCTACTACTGGAGATCTAGATGATGATGAAGGTGGAGGCTTG GCGCTAAATGCAAGCTCCAGAGCTGCTCTAATGCTCAAATTGGACAGGAGTGGTACAGCAACCAG CTTAACTGGTGGTATTGGTGCTGCTGGAGTGGCTGTACCAGCTACTTCAGTTATTGGGGCAGCAGGAGCTGCTTCTCTTCTGTCACCAACAGTTTCTGCTGTTGGATCAGTTCCTGGGGCACCTGTGCTTCCTATTACCGCTCAGAATGTGATCATGTCCACACCTACAGAATTCTTGTTGCTTAAAAACATGTTTGACCCATCATTGGAG ACGGATCCTGATTTTGACTTGGATATTAGAGATGATGTCCAAGATGAATGTTCCAAGTTTGGTGCAGTGAAGCATATTTTTGTTGACAA AAATACTGCAGGCTTCGTGTATCTGCAGTTCGATAGTGTAACTGCAGCAGGGAAGGCCCAACAAGCACTTCATGGAAGATGGTTCGCCGGAAAGATGATTACAGCGACATTTATG TCCGATCAGGAATACAGTACTAAGTTCCCAAACTTGTGA
- the LOC100383130 gene encoding splicing factor CC1-like isoform X3: protein MLGLSAIYKYIEFYDVMSVPMAIALSGQPLLGQAVMVKPSEAEKNLVQSNATSGGAASGGARKLYVGNLHSNITEDQLRQVFEPFGQVELVQLPLDAMTGLCKGYGFIQFARLEDAKAAQSLNGQLDIAGRVIKVSAVTDHVGVQASGATTGDLDDDEGGGLALNASSRAALMLKLDRSGTATSLTGGIGAAGVAVPATSVIGAAGAASLLSPTVSAVGSVPGAPVLPITAQNVIMSTPTEFLLLKNMFDPSLETDPDFDLDIRDDVQDECSKFGAVKHIFVDKNTAGFVYLQFDSVTAAGKAQQALHGRWFAGKMITATFMSDQEYSTKFPNL from the exons ATGCTGGGATTATCGGCAATTTACAA GTACATTGAGTTTTACGATGTTATGTCTGTTCCAATGGCAATTGCTTTGTCTGGTCAACCGCTGCTTGGACAAGCAGTGATGGTTAAGCCATCTGAGGCTGAAAAGAACTTAGTTCAGTCAAATGCGACATCAGGTGGTGCGGCTTCAGGTGGAGCAAGAAAGTTGTATGTTGGCAATCTTCACTCAAATATTACTGAAGACCAATTAAGACAG GTATTTGAACCATTTGGGCAAGTGGAGCTTGTACAGCTTCCTCTAGATGCAATGACTGGACTGTGCAAAGGTTATGGCTTTATTCAG TTTGCCCGGCTTGAAGATGCAAAAGCTGCACAGAGTTTGAATGGGCAGCTTGATATTGCCGGCAGAGTTATTAAG GTTTCAGCTGTTACTGATCATGTGGGAGTGCAAGCTAGTGGAGCTACTACTGGAGATCTAGATGATGATGAAGGTGGAGGCTTG GCGCTAAATGCAAGCTCCAGAGCTGCTCTAATGCTCAAATTGGACAGGAGTGGTACAGCAACCAG CTTAACTGGTGGTATTGGTGCTGCTGGAGTGGCTGTACCAGCTACTTCAGTTATTGGGGCAGCAGGAGCTGCTTCTCTTCTGTCACCAACAGTTTCTGCTGTTGGATCAGTTCCTGGGGCACCTGTGCTTCCTATTACCGCTCAGAATGTGATCATGTCCACACCTACAGAATTCTTGTTGCTTAAAAACATGTTTGACCCATCATTGGAG ACGGATCCTGATTTTGACTTGGATATTAGAGATGATGTCCAAGATGAATGTTCCAAGTTTGGTGCAGTGAAGCATATTTTTGTTGACAA AAATACTGCAGGCTTCGTGTATCTGCAGTTCGATAGTGTAACTGCAGCAGGGAAGGCCCAACAAGCACTTCATGGAAGATGGTTCGCCGGAAAGATGATTACAGCGACATTTATG TCCGATCAGGAATACAGTACTAAGTTCCCAAACTTGTGA
- the LOC100383130 gene encoding splicing factor CC1-like isoform X2: protein MFMSSSQGLGRFVMFVLSWTETQDVLKELVHVWHFSGDHFSSICHTQQDYTLKFYSLLYMLGLSAIYKYIEFYDVMSVPMAIALSGQPLLGQAVMVKPSEAEKNLVQSNATSGGAASGGARKLYVGNLHSNITEDQLRQVFEPFGQVELVQLPLDAMTGLCKGYGFIQFARLEDAKAAQSLNGQLDIAGRVIKVSAVTDHVGVQASGATTGDLDDDEGGGLALNASSRAALMLKLDRSGTATSLTGGIGAAGVAVPATSVIGAAGAASLLSPTVSAVGSVPGAPVLPITAQNVIMSTPTEFLLLKNMFDPSLETDPDFDLDIRDDVQDECSKFGAVKHIFVDKNTAGFVYLQFDSVTAAGKAQQALHGRWFAGKMITATFMSDQEYSTKFPNL from the exons ATGTTTATGAGTTCTTCTCAAGGGCTGGGAAG GTTCGTGATGTTCGTCTTATCATGGACCGAAACTCAAGACGTTCTAAAGGAGTTGG TTCATGTTTGGCATTTTTCTGGGGATCATTTTTCATCAATTTGTCATACTCAACAGGATTACACACTGAAATTTTATAGTTTGCTCTACATGCTGGGATTATCGGCAATTTACAA GTACATTGAGTTTTACGATGTTATGTCTGTTCCAATGGCAATTGCTTTGTCTGGTCAACCGCTGCTTGGACAAGCAGTGATGGTTAAGCCATCTGAGGCTGAAAAGAACTTAGTTCAGTCAAATGCGACATCAGGTGGTGCGGCTTCAGGTGGAGCAAGAAAGTTGTATGTTGGCAATCTTCACTCAAATATTACTGAAGACCAATTAAGACAG GTATTTGAACCATTTGGGCAAGTGGAGCTTGTACAGCTTCCTCTAGATGCAATGACTGGACTGTGCAAAGGTTATGGCTTTATTCAG TTTGCCCGGCTTGAAGATGCAAAAGCTGCACAGAGTTTGAATGGGCAGCTTGATATTGCCGGCAGAGTTATTAAG GTTTCAGCTGTTACTGATCATGTGGGAGTGCAAGCTAGTGGAGCTACTACTGGAGATCTAGATGATGATGAAGGTGGAGGCTTG GCGCTAAATGCAAGCTCCAGAGCTGCTCTAATGCTCAAATTGGACAGGAGTGGTACAGCAACCAG CTTAACTGGTGGTATTGGTGCTGCTGGAGTGGCTGTACCAGCTACTTCAGTTATTGGGGCAGCAGGAGCTGCTTCTCTTCTGTCACCAACAGTTTCTGCTGTTGGATCAGTTCCTGGGGCACCTGTGCTTCCTATTACCGCTCAGAATGTGATCATGTCCACACCTACAGAATTCTTGTTGCTTAAAAACATGTTTGACCCATCATTGGAG ACGGATCCTGATTTTGACTTGGATATTAGAGATGATGTCCAAGATGAATGTTCCAAGTTTGGTGCAGTGAAGCATATTTTTGTTGACAA AAATACTGCAGGCTTCGTGTATCTGCAGTTCGATAGTGTAACTGCAGCAGGGAAGGCCCAACAAGCACTTCATGGAAGATGGTTCGCCGGAAAGATGATTACAGCGACATTTATG TCCGATCAGGAATACAGTACTAAGTTCCCAAACTTGTGA